The genomic region CCCATGGTTATACGTTCGGGGCGCAGGGGTAAGTTTATGGCTTGCAGTGCGTTTCCTAAATGCAAAAACACATTTTCTATTGATGCGAGCGGCAATAAGGTAGCTTCCTCCGGCCCTATTGAAACAAAAATTAAATGTGAAAAATGCGGCAAACCTATGCTGCTTCGCGCAAGCAAACGCGGCGAATTTTTAGGCTGCAGCGGTTACCCTAAATGTAAAACAATAGTATCTGTTTCACCTGAGGAAATCGCCAAAATAAAAAAAGAGCACGAAGCAGAAAATAAATAATGGAAAGTAACGCAAGCCTTATAAATAAGTTTATTTTAAGTTTGCAGAGTAAAAATTTTTCCCGGCATACTCTGCGGGCTTACACTGCGGACTTAAAAGATGTTGAAAATTATATGGCTGAGCATAATTTAACGGCGGCTGAATTTTTTACTCACACAAAGCTTCGCGGCTACCTGGGAGTAACAAGTGAAGGCGATTATAAAAAAAACACTGTTCTTCGTAAAATTTCGGTAATGCGCAGTTTCGCCAAATATTTATTAAAACATGAGGTTATAAAAAATAACCCTTTTAAACTTTTGCCGCTGCCTAAAAGAGAAAAACTTTTGCCAAAATTTTTAACGCAGGAAGAAACGGACAGGCTTATTGACACGGCTGCAAACCAGGGCAAATTGCCCGCAAGGGACAAAGCTTTGTTTGAGCTTATTTATTCAAGCGGTTTAAGAAGAAGCGAAGTTACCGGCCTTAGCATAAAGGATATAGATTTAAATTTAGGCGTTGTGCGCGTTATGGGCAAAGGCTCTAAAGAGCGTCTTGTGCCTATAACTGATTTGGCTATTGAAGCATTAAAAGAATATCTGTCCACGCGCGGCGTTTATAACAGCGGGGATCCTTTATTTTTAAACAGACTTGGCGGGCGTTTAACCGGTGACGGACTTGCTTACTTAGTTAAAAATATTACTATAAAAGCTAATTTGGCAAGAAAGGTAACCGCGCACAGCTTAAGGCATTCTTTCGCGACCCATATGTTAAATAACGGCTGTGATTTAAGAAGCTTACAGGAAATGCTTGGGCATAAAAGCCTGTCGGCCACGCAGGTTTATACGCATGTGTCTTTGGACAGGCTTAAAAAAATTTACGGGCAAACCCATCCGAGATCTAAGGAGTAGGTATGATAGGAATAGGCATTGATGTCGGCGGAACTTTTGTAAAATTTTTCGCGTTAAACGAACAAGGAAAAGAAATTAAATATCATAAACTTGAAACGGACATGAGTAAAGGCCCGGCTTTTTTTATTAAGCAAATAGCGGATTTTATTAATGTTTGGAAAAAGGAATTTAAAGAAGAAATTTGCATAGGCCTTGGCCTTCCGGGCGACGTTGATAATAAAAAAGGCGTTTTAAGATTCGGCACAAATTTAAAATTTAAAAATAAAAACATAAAAAAAATTGAGTTTGGCGCGGGTATTAAAAAACTTACGGGGATTGAACCTGTTACCGCTAACGACGCCACTATTGCCGCTTGGGGCATTTATGAGCTTATTTTAAAAAAGAAATATGCTAACGTGCTGGTTATAACCATGGGTACGGGGATAGGCGGCGGCGTTATTGTTAACGGCAATTTGTACCAGGGCTCGCATGGGTCCGCGGGCGAAATAGGGCATATAAAAATTTCTTTAGATCCGAAAGCGCCCTTATGCGGATGCGGCGCCAGAGGTTGCCTTGAGGCTTACGCTGGCACAATTGCCATACACAGGCTGGTAAATGAGGAAGTAAAAAAACATCCTTCAAGCTTACTCGCTAAAATGGCGGCTAAAGATAAAAAATTTAAAATAGCCTTGGTATCCGAAGCAGCCGCGAAAGGCTGTAATAGCGCAAAAAGAGTTTGGGAAAAAGTAGGTTTAAGTATAGGCGCGGGCATAGCAAACGCGGGGCTTATACTTGATTTTGACGTAGTGGTCTTAGCAGGCGGAGTTTCGGGTGCGGCAAAATATTTTATGCCCGCCTTAAAGAAAAGGTTGTCTTTGGAAAAAATTATTACCCCTTTTAAAAATTTAAAAATATATACCTCCCAGTTGCCTGAGATAGGCGGCATAGGCGCGGCTTTATATGCAATAAACAGAAATAAGAATGCGAACTAGAAACATTACTTTATTTATCACATTTCTATTATGCTCTTTTATTTTGAAAGCGCAGGATTATGAAATGCCGGTTCCTTCGGGCGATACTTACATATATTTTAATGCTGATGAACTTGATTATGACGGCAATACCAGAACAGCAGGATTACTAGGGGATGTTAATGTAACCGCAGTGAACTCAGATTTTGATGAAACACGCATATATTCCGAAAATTTATATATAAATCAGGCCGAGCAAAAAGTTTATAATGAAGGCGAGGTTAGAGTAGAGCAGGACGGTGGAGAATTAAGAGGGGAAAATCTTTTTTACGATTACCAAAACAGTCATTTGACTCTTCAAAATATTTCGGCCGAATATCCTCCGATAAGGCTTTTACACGCTGACAGCGCGGAATTTAAAAACGGAAGGCAGCGGTACAGAGGCGCGCAGGTAACCTGCTGTGACCAGGAAGATCCCCATTATCATTTAAAAGCCGGCAGCGTTACAATGACTCCCGAAAAAAGAGTTTATGTTACTAACGCGTTATTATATTTAAGCGATGTTCCTGTTTTTTATCTGCCGTTTTTTTGGCGTTCTTTAGATTCAAAAAAACCTTTTACTACCTACGTTGATTTTACGCAAAGCGCAAGAACGGGTTACGGTCTTTTAACAAGCACTGTCTTCTTTCCTACAAGAAATTTAAGAACAACCGTTAATCTTGACGGTTACACAAAAGCGGGTTTTGGTTACGGCGTACAGCTTCTTGTTCAAAATACGGATAAAGTAATTGGTAATTTGGAAGCCTACGCCATTGATGACCAAAAGGAAGAAGATTACCGCTGGGGCGTAAGCGGCGGTTTTTGGGCTCAGTTGTTTGACAATTCTGACCACTTAAACAGAGATGACGGCGGCGCCATGTATACAATGCAGTCACAGTTTAGAAGTGTGTCCGACCCGTATTTTAACGACACTTATTTCCGTTCCAACCCGTTTAAATTTATGCCTGACCAGGATATAAATGTGGCTTTTTCCAGGCAGAGCAGAAGGTCTATTACACGCATAAGCTATTCCCAAAAAGATGAATATAATTATGTTACCGAAGAGTATGAAATAGTTGAAAAAATTCTTCCTAAATTTGAATATCATCTTATGCCGTTTACCCTTCCTTTGGGCATAGTAAACCGTTTTAACGCTAATGTTTATAATACCGAAGTAAGAGACGAAGGTTTTAAACAAACCGCGGGGGCTTTTTGGCACAGCAGCAGGTCTTTTAATTTAAACAGAACTTTTACCCTTTTGCCGTACGTGTCGCTTGATGAAAGAGTGATTTTCAGAGATAAAGATAATAATGAAGACGCATATGTAACCCGTTTAGGTTCCGGCGTTAATTTAAGAGCGGAGCTGCTTACCGGATCTTTAGATATATCCTATGATTATTTAAAAAGATTTTCCACCGGCACTCTAAATACTGACAATGTTTCCGATGATATGGGGGAAGAGCTTAACAGAATCTATATACAAAACCATTACCGTCCGTCGCAATGGCTATATTTCAGGCTTGGCACGGGGTATGACTTGCGGGAAACACAAGACAATTGGAGCTTTGATAACAGAATGCTGCCTATTCTTGCCGAACTGGGCGTTAACACAATGAACGGAGACCTTAATTTGTTCGCGCAGAATCTTTATGACGTTAAAGAAGGACAGGAAGCGTTTGTTTTACAAAGTGATTTTAGAATGTTTAAAAAAAGCCGTATGGTTTTTGGCATGAACAATTATTCTTTAGACCAAAACAGCTATCTTTTTAACACTAAATTTTGGTTCAGGCCCGAAAATATTACCTGGTACTTTGACGTAGGCGTTGATTTTGAGATAAGGCAAGGTTCTTTAAACGCGTATTCAAGAAGTTTTAAAGTTTACAAAGATTTTCATGACGCGCATATGGAATTTGGCGTTGAGGACAGAAACAACAACCTTTCTTTTGCTTTTAGGATAGCTGTGCTTTGCGGAAAAAAACACAGGGACGACACCTTCAGTAAGGAAGACCGTTACTGGTCCCCCTGGCGTAATCCCGGCGATTTAAGATAATAAAAAACCCGCTTTCTAAGCGGGTTTTTTATTTTAAAATTATATTTATTTTATTTTTAAATTAAAAAAGTTTAGAGTGTTTTCAATTTCATTAAAATAATTGGCGCCGCCGCGCGTTAAATTTATTCTAAACCCGTCGCCTTTGGCGGATGGTATAAATTTAAGGTTATTGCCGTATTTCACTATAAGTTCGCCTATCGCGCCTTCAGGCATTTTAAAGTTTTTAGCAAAATAAAATTCCACAAAATCTTTGGTAGCCTCAATATGTCTTATATTAAGCTCGCCGGCTTTGTTTGAAATTAAAATAACTTTAGAAAGCGTTTTAACTTCCTCAGGCAGCGGACCCGCTAAGTCGATAAGTTTATTTAAAGTTTTCTTCTGTTCCAGCTCGCCGCTGTTTAAAAGCTCCTTATAATACCGTAAGCGTTCATTGTCATCAGGCAGATACTCAGGCGGTATATAAGCGGCTACAGGTACGTTTACAGTAGCGCGGTATTTTTTTTCAACAGGCTCACCTTTTAATTTTTTCACTTCTGCCGCAACCATATCACAATATAAACTTAAACCTACTTCATTGGCAAAACCGTGCTGCCTGGTGCCCAAAAGCTCTCCCGCGCCCCTTATTTCCATATCGCGCAGTGCAAGTTTAAAACCGCTGCCGAGTTCACTAAATTCCATAAGGGCGGAAAGGCGTTTTTTTGCAGTTTCGGTAGGGTCGGCTTCTTTCTTTTTTGTTAAAAAAGCTTTTAAATCCTCAAAATTATTTTCACGTTCAATATTGTCTTTCGGTTTTTGGAACAGCCAGTCAGGGTGAAATAAATAGCAATAGGCTTTCCTGTCACCGCGGCCTATTCTGCCGCGTAGTTGGTATAATTGCGCAAGGCCGAAATCCTGTGCGGACTCTATTATTAAAGTGTTTGCGTTACTGATATCCAGGCCGGATTCTATAATTGTGGAAGCTAACAAAATATCATATTCATGATTATAAAAAGCCCATAGGGTTTTTTCTAATGCAGTTTCATTCATTTGCCCGTGCGCCATACAAATGCGGGCTTCAGGCACTAGGCGTTTTAAAAGCTCAAGCCTGCTTTCCATACTTTGCACTCTGTTATAAACAAAATACACTTGTCCTCCGCGGCCTATTTCCTGCCTTACGGCGTTGGCGGCCAAATCATTATTCCAAGGCGTTACAATTGTTTTTACGGGCATACGACCTTGCGGGGGGGTTTCAATAAGAGATAAATTCCTAAGAGATGAAAGCGACTGGTTTAAAGTGCGCGGTATCGGTGTGGCGGAAAGCATAAGCGTATGTACGCCAGCTGTTTTTGCTTTAATTTTTTCCTTCTGTTTGACGCCAAAGCGGTGCTCTTCATCTATGATAACAAGTCCTAGATTAGCGAAAGAAATATCTTTAGAAAGAAGTCTGTGCGTACCCACCACAATATCTACGGTGCCTTTTCTTATTTTTTCAACAATAATTTTTTGCTCCGCCTTAGTTTGAAACCTGCTTAACATTTCAACAGATACGGGAAATGAGGCCATACGCTTAACAAAAGTCTTGTAATGCTGCGCGGCCAAAATTGTTGTAGGTACCAAAACCAAAACTTGTTTTGAACTTAAAGCGGTGCGCATAACCGCCCTCATGGCGACTTCCGTTTTGCCGAATCCTACGTCGCCCACTAAAACGCGGTCCATGGTTTTTTGTCTGGTTAAATCGTCTAAAATTTCGCTTATGGCCTGGCTTTGATCAGGCGTTTGAATGTAGGGGAAGGAATCGGCAAACTCGGCCTCAAGCTGGGCGTCACCTGTTAAAGGTTTGGCGTTGGCCGCGCTTCTTAAGGCTTCCATTTTTAAAATTTCCTCAGCGTCTTTTTGGGCAGCTTCTTTAACTCGTCTTTTAACTTCTTTCCACGCCACTCCGCCTAAGTGCGATAACGGCGGCGTTTTGCCCTTTACGCCTATATATTTTTGCACTTTGCCAAAATCCTGCACGGGTACAAAAAGCTTGCTTCCTTTGCGGTATTCTATTACAAGAGCGTCTGTCGGCGCAGTGTCTTTATCAAGCGTTTCAAGCCCTCTGTACCGGCCTATGCCGTGGGTTTGGTGCACAATATAGTCGCCTTCAACCAAATCTTTAAAACGCACTCTTTTAGCGCCTTCGATTTCAAAGTTTTTAAGCAAAGAGCTTGTGTGGTAATTCCTGTCTAAAATTTCAGAAGAGGTTATGTAAGCCTTTTTGTCTTTTACGCTGTAATAACCTTGCGTGATGTCCGCTATTTTAAAAGAAACTTTATTTAAAATACCGTGGTTATTAAAAAGTTCTTTAAGCCTGTCCTCTTCACCTCTGTTTAAACAAAAAACTGCTATATCATAGCCTTGCAGAGATAAAGAATTTATTTCTTTAGTGGCAAGGTCCATGTTCGCGTTAAATTTTATATTGGCATTTAAAGCGTAATTTTCGCCGTGGGGAATGGGGGAAATTATTACGGCGTTATCATATTCGGTAGCGTCAAAATCCGAAGCGGGATTATCAAAAATAAAAGCTGCCTCTCCCGCCCAGTTCTTTATATTTGAAGGCAGTTCCTCAAAGTGAAGAGGTATAACGGTAATTTCATTTTTATATTCTTTGGTGTTTTGCGTATCTACGTCAAAAGAGCTTATAGTTTCAACAATATTGCCTGCGAAGTATAA from Elusimicrobium minutum Pei191 harbors:
- a CDS encoding ROK family protein, producing the protein MIGIGIDVGGTFVKFFALNEQGKEIKYHKLETDMSKGPAFFIKQIADFINVWKKEFKEEICIGLGLPGDVDNKKGVLRFGTNLKFKNKNIKKIEFGAGIKKLTGIEPVTANDATIAAWGIYELILKKKYANVLVITMGTGIGGGVIVNGNLYQGSHGSAGEIGHIKISLDPKAPLCGCGARGCLEAYAGTIAIHRLVNEEVKKHPSSLLAKMAAKDKKFKIALVSEAAAKGCNSAKRVWEKVGLSIGAGIANAGLILDFDVVVLAGGVSGAAKYFMPALKKRLSLEKIITPFKNLKIYTSQLPEIGGIGAALYAINRNKNAN
- the lptC gene encoding LPS export ABC transporter periplasmic protein LptC, whose translation is MRTRNITLFITFLLCSFILKAQDYEMPVPSGDTYIYFNADELDYDGNTRTAGLLGDVNVTAVNSDFDETRIYSENLYINQAEQKVYNEGEVRVEQDGGELRGENLFYDYQNSHLTLQNISAEYPPIRLLHADSAEFKNGRQRYRGAQVTCCDQEDPHYHLKAGSVTMTPEKRVYVTNALLYLSDVPVFYLPFFWRSLDSKKPFTTYVDFTQSARTGYGLLTSTVFFPTRNLRTTVNLDGYTKAGFGYGVQLLVQNTDKVIGNLEAYAIDDQKEEDYRWGVSGGFWAQLFDNSDHLNRDDGGAMYTMQSQFRSVSDPYFNDTYFRSNPFKFMPDQDINVAFSRQSRRSITRISYSQKDEYNYVTEEYEIVEKILPKFEYHLMPFTLPLGIVNRFNANVYNTEVRDEGFKQTAGAFWHSSRSFNLNRTFTLLPYVSLDERVIFRDKDNNEDAYVTRLGSGVNLRAELLTGSLDISYDYLKRFSTGTLNTDNVSDDMGEELNRIYIQNHYRPSQWLYFRLGTGYDLRETQDNWSFDNRMLPILAELGVNTMNGDLNLFAQNLYDVKEGQEAFVLQSDFRMFKKSRMVFGMNNYSLDQNSYLFNTKFWFRPENITWYFDVGVDFEIRQGSLNAYSRSFKVYKDFHDAHMEFGVEDRNNNLSFAFRIAVLCGKKHRDDTFSKEDRYWSPWRNPGDLR
- a CDS encoding DEAD/DEAH box helicase is translated as MTQKNNLAYFYGLPNFGAKARFVFDKFSSLDKNSVFVSNEEEDLDAFESALKTWSEGKILTEVYLSDDKGMLMHALYKILKSSAPLAITSTYQNLNIPLPGKKDFLSKLKNIKQTEVLKRGDLIDYLHSCGYKREEFTENPGEFAVRGSVVDVFIHGQKLPARLYFAGNIVETISSFDVDTQNTKEYKNEITVIPLHFEELPSNIKNWAGEAAFIFDNPASDFDATEYDNAVIISPIPHGENYALNANIKFNANMDLATKEINSLSLQGYDIAVFCLNRGEEDRLKELFNNHGILNKVSFKIADITQGYYSVKDKKAYITSSEILDRNYHTSSLLKNFEIEGAKRVRFKDLVEGDYIVHQTHGIGRYRGLETLDKDTAPTDALVIEYRKGSKLFVPVQDFGKVQKYIGVKGKTPPLSHLGGVAWKEVKRRVKEAAQKDAEEILKMEALRSAANAKPLTGDAQLEAEFADSFPYIQTPDQSQAISEILDDLTRQKTMDRVLVGDVGFGKTEVAMRAVMRTALSSKQVLVLVPTTILAAQHYKTFVKRMASFPVSVEMLSRFQTKAEQKIIVEKIRKGTVDIVVGTHRLLSKDISFANLGLVIIDEEHRFGVKQKEKIKAKTAGVHTLMLSATPIPRTLNQSLSSLRNLSLIETPPQGRMPVKTIVTPWNNDLAANAVRQEIGRGGQVYFVYNRVQSMESRLELLKRLVPEARICMAHGQMNETALEKTLWAFYNHEYDILLASTIIESGLDISNANTLIIESAQDFGLAQLYQLRGRIGRGDRKAYCYLFHPDWLFQKPKDNIERENNFEDLKAFLTKKKEADPTETAKKRLSALMEFSELGSGFKLALRDMEIRGAGELLGTRQHGFANEVGLSLYCDMVAAEVKKLKGEPVEKKYRATVNVPVAAYIPPEYLPDDNERLRYYKELLNSGELEQKKTLNKLIDLAGPLPEEVKTLSKVILISNKAGELNIRHIEATKDFVEFYFAKNFKMPEGAIGELIVKYGNNLKFIPSAKGDGFRINLTRGGANYFNEIENTLNFFNLKIK
- the xerA gene encoding site-specific tyrosine recombinase/integron integrase, with translation MESNASLINKFILSLQSKNFSRHTLRAYTADLKDVENYMAEHNLTAAEFFTHTKLRGYLGVTSEGDYKKNTVLRKISVMRSFAKYLLKHEVIKNNPFKLLPLPKREKLLPKFLTQEETDRLIDTAANQGKLPARDKALFELIYSSGLRRSEVTGLSIKDIDLNLGVVRVMGKGSKERLVPITDLAIEALKEYLSTRGVYNSGDPLFLNRLGGRLTGDGLAYLVKNITIKANLARKVTAHSLRHSFATHMLNNGCDLRSLQEMLGHKSLSATQVYTHVSLDRLKKIYGQTHPRSKE